Proteins found in one Limnohabitans sp. TEGF004 genomic segment:
- the gmhB gene encoding D-glycero-beta-D-manno-heptose 1,7-bisphosphate 7-phosphatase: MQTKLVILDRDGTINQDSDDYVKSADEWIPLPDALEAIARLNHAGWHVVVASNQSGLGRGLFDVAALNAMHTKMHKLLAAAGGRIDAVFYCPHSPEETCNCRKPLPGLFEQIGERYGMDLKGVHTVGDSLRDLQAGAAVGCATHLVHTGKGAKFKGQAVPADFPQGTLAHADLSAFADWLLAQSESATKTNKAGSPI, encoded by the coding sequence ATGCAAACCAAACTCGTCATCCTCGACCGCGACGGCACCATCAACCAAGACAGCGACGACTACGTCAAGTCGGCCGATGAATGGATCCCACTGCCAGATGCACTCGAAGCGATTGCGCGTTTGAACCATGCGGGCTGGCATGTGGTGGTCGCATCCAACCAATCCGGCTTGGGTCGTGGTTTGTTTGATGTGGCCGCTTTGAATGCCATGCACACCAAGATGCACAAGCTCTTGGCGGCTGCAGGTGGCCGCATCGATGCTGTGTTTTATTGTCCGCACAGCCCCGAAGAAACATGCAACTGCCGCAAGCCCTTGCCCGGCTTGTTTGAGCAAATCGGCGAGCGCTACGGCATGGATCTCAAGGGCGTGCACACCGTGGGCGATTCGCTGCGCGATTTGCAAGCAGGTGCTGCTGTCGGTTGCGCCACGCACTTGGTGCACACAGGCAAAGGCGCCAAGTTCAAAGGTCAAGCCGTGCCCGCTGACTTTCCGCAAGGCACGTTGGCGCATGCTGACCTCAGCGCGTTTGCAGACTGGTTGCTGGCTCAATCAGAGTCCGCCACTAAAACCAACAAAGCAGGATCACCCATATGA
- the glyS gene encoding glycine--tRNA ligase subunit beta encodes MTTQNLLIELFVEELPPKALQKLGDAFSSVLFEQLKAQGLTAANSAVTAYASPRRLAAHITAVSALATDKAVQQKLMPVTVGLDTNGHATPALLKKLQALGAGPEAVAQLKRAPDGKAEALFYDSIVKGASLADGLQKALSEAIAKLPIPKVMSYQLETDCELPGWSSVNFVRPAHSLIALHGSTVVPVKALGLTAGNSTQGHRFEAKVSPVVLANADVYAETLAKDGAVIASFTERRAEIARQLEAAAAKVGGGVKAIEDAALLDEVTALVERPNVLVCEFEKQFLDVPQECLILTMKANQKYFPLLDAVGKLTNQFLVVSNITPDDASAVTGGNERVVRPRLADAKFFFDQDRKKTLASRVDGLAKVVYHNKLGTQGERTDRVRAIAKGIAALLPQAKDAAFVSAVDAAAQLAKTDLLTDMVGEFPELQGIMGGYYARHDGLGEDVAQAIEDHYKPRFAGDELPRNTVGVVVALADKLETLVGMFGIGNLPTGDKDPFALRRHALGVVRMLSEANLDVALDALLAQAIPAFGDKITDPAAALSSFIYDRLSGGLREQGYSAQEVEAVLALRPQRLSDVAKRLTAVRAFAALPEAAALAAANKRIGNVLKKAGEVDAHVNTALFKEDAEQALYAVMQKLLPESEAQFNAGDYTASLQTLATLRSPVDAFFDDVMVNAEEMDLRLNRQGMLKKLHEAMNRVADLSALAS; translated from the coding sequence ATGACGACACAAAACCTACTCATCGAACTCTTCGTGGAAGAGCTGCCTCCTAAGGCTTTGCAAAAACTCGGCGACGCTTTTTCTAGCGTGCTGTTTGAGCAACTCAAAGCCCAAGGCTTGACCGCTGCCAATTCAGCCGTGACGGCCTACGCATCGCCTCGCCGTTTGGCTGCACACATCACCGCCGTGTCTGCATTGGCCACTGACAAAGCTGTGCAACAAAAACTCATGCCCGTCACTGTGGGCTTGGACACCAATGGCCACGCCACGCCTGCCTTGTTGAAAAAACTGCAAGCCTTGGGCGCAGGCCCCGAGGCCGTGGCCCAACTCAAACGCGCCCCCGATGGCAAAGCCGAAGCCTTGTTCTACGACAGCATCGTCAAAGGCGCGAGCTTGGCCGATGGCCTGCAAAAAGCCTTGAGCGAAGCCATCGCTAAGTTGCCGATTCCAAAAGTGATGAGCTACCAGCTCGAAACCGATTGTGAATTGCCAGGCTGGAGCAGCGTCAACTTTGTGCGCCCCGCACACAGCTTGATCGCTTTGCACGGCAGCACCGTGGTGCCCGTCAAAGCTTTGGGATTGACCGCTGGCAACAGCACACAAGGCCACCGCTTTGAAGCCAAGGTATCACCAGTTGTGTTGGCCAATGCTGATGTCTACGCAGAGACTCTCGCCAAAGACGGCGCAGTCATCGCGAGCTTCACTGAGCGCCGTGCTGAGATTGCACGCCAACTTGAAGCGGCTGCAGCGAAGGTAGGTGGCGGAGTCAAAGCCATTGAAGACGCTGCGTTGTTAGACGAAGTGACCGCCTTGGTCGAACGCCCCAATGTGTTGGTGTGCGAGTTCGAAAAACAATTCCTCGACGTGCCACAAGAGTGCCTCATCCTCACGATGAAGGCCAACCAAAAATACTTCCCGCTGCTCGACGCCGTAGGGAAGCTCACCAACCAATTCTTGGTGGTCAGCAACATCACGCCCGATGATGCGTCCGCCGTGACGGGTGGCAACGAGCGCGTGGTGCGCCCCCGTTTGGCCGACGCCAAATTCTTCTTTGACCAAGACCGCAAAAAGACACTCGCTTCGCGCGTGGATGGTTTGGCCAAAGTCGTGTATCACAACAAACTCGGCACCCAAGGCGAGCGCACCGACCGCGTGCGCGCCATTGCCAAAGGCATCGCGGCTTTGTTGCCGCAAGCCAAAGACGCCGCCTTTGTGTCAGCCGTTGACGCCGCTGCACAGCTGGCCAAGACAGATTTGCTGACCGACATGGTGGGCGAGTTCCCCGAGTTGCAAGGCATCATGGGCGGCTACTACGCCCGTCACGATGGCCTGGGCGAGGACGTGGCACAAGCCATCGAAGACCACTACAAGCCCCGCTTTGCTGGCGACGAATTGCCACGCAACACCGTCGGTGTGGTGGTGGCTTTGGCCGACAAGTTAGAGACCTTGGTAGGCATGTTTGGCATTGGCAATTTGCCCACGGGTGACAAAGATCCGTTCGCGTTGCGTCGTCACGCTTTGGGCGTGGTGCGCATGTTGAGCGAAGCCAATTTGGATGTAGCCTTGGACGCGCTGCTTGCACAAGCCATTCCCGCATTCGGCGACAAAATCACTGACCCTGCTGCGGCTTTGTCCTCGTTCATTTACGACCGCCTCTCAGGCGGCCTGCGCGAGCAAGGCTACTCGGCCCAAGAAGTCGAAGCCGTGTTGGCCTTGCGCCCACAACGTTTGAGCGATGTGGCCAAACGCCTCACCGCTGTTCGCGCCTTCGCCGCCTTGCCCGAAGCCGCCGCTTTGGCCGCCGCGAATAAACGCATTGGCAACGTGCTCAAAAAAGCAGGCGAGGTCGATGCACACGTCAACACCGCCTTGTTCAAAGAAGACGCCGAGCAAGCGTTGTACGCGGTCATGCAAAAGTTGTTGCCTGAATCCGAGGCTCAGTTCAATGCAGGTGACTACACCGCATCGCTACAAACTTTAGCGACGCTGCGTTCGCCTGTGGATGCGTTCTTTGACGACGTCATGGTCAACGCCGAAGAGATGGACTTGCGTTTGAACCGCCAAGGCATGTTGAAGAAACTGCACGAAGCCATGAACCGCGTGGCCGATTTGTCTGCCCTCGCTTCTTAA
- the glyQ gene encoding glycine--tRNA ligase subunit alpha — protein sequence MLTFQKIILTLQSYWAKQGCALLQPIDMEVGAGTSHTATFLRALGPEPWKAAYVQPSRRPKDGRYGENPNRLQHYYQYQVVLKPAPSNILELYLGSLEALGFDLKKNDIRFVEDDWENPTLGAWGLGWEVWLNGMEVTQFTYFQQVGGIDCKPITGEITYGLERLAMYLQGVDNVYNLQWTDGLTYGDVYKQNEVEQSTYNFEHSDAEFLFTAFGAHEKQAQHLMGAQLALPAYEQVLKAAHTFNLLDARGAISVTERAAYIGRIRNLARAVAQSYYESRERLGFPMAPREWVEQMPKKTA from the coding sequence ATGCTGACTTTTCAAAAAATCATTCTCACACTCCAGTCCTACTGGGCCAAGCAAGGCTGCGCCTTGTTGCAACCCATCGACATGGAGGTCGGTGCGGGCACCTCGCACACCGCCACGTTCTTGCGGGCCTTAGGCCCAGAGCCCTGGAAGGCTGCTTATGTGCAACCTAGCCGCCGCCCCAAAGATGGTCGTTATGGTGAGAACCCCAACCGCTTGCAGCACTACTACCAATACCAAGTGGTGTTGAAGCCCGCGCCCAGCAACATCTTGGAGCTGTACTTGGGGTCACTCGAAGCGCTCGGCTTTGACCTCAAGAAAAACGACATCCGCTTCGTCGAAGACGATTGGGAAAACCCAACCTTGGGCGCATGGGGCTTGGGCTGGGAAGTTTGGCTCAACGGCATGGAAGTCACGCAGTTCACTTACTTCCAACAAGTCGGTGGCATTGACTGCAAACCCATCACCGGCGAAATCACCTACGGTCTCGAACGCTTGGCCATGTACCTGCAAGGTGTGGACAACGTCTACAACCTGCAATGGACCGATGGCTTGACGTACGGTGACGTCTACAAACAAAACGAAGTGGAGCAATCCACTTACAACTTCGAGCACAGCGATGCCGAGTTCTTGTTCACCGCTTTTGGTGCGCACGAGAAACAAGCGCAGCACCTCATGGGCGCGCAGTTGGCGTTGCCTGCGTATGAGCAAGTGCTCAAAGCTGCACACACCTTCAACTTGCTAGACGCACGTGGTGCCATCAGCGTGACCGAGCGCGCGGCCTACATCGGCCGCATCCGTAACTTGGCACGCGCCGTGGCGCAAAGCTATTACGAGAGCCGCGAGCGCTTGGGCTTCCCCATGGCTCCGCGCGAATGGGTCGAACAAATGCCAAAGAAGACCGCTTGA
- the lnt gene encoding apolipoprotein N-acyltransferase produces the protein MQHSAQTTRRWPISPHATAVLLLAGIAQALSLAWPFDGAFKGNAQGWLQCLSLAVLAFHVDRSQSGKEAFVKAWVFALAWLAGSIWWLFISMHRYGGLPAPVAGLAVGLMAAGLALFYAAAAGMYHAICKTGVGVLPRAGAFAAVWVLAEMVRGTLWTGFPWGAVGYAHVDSLLQHWAPWMGVYCLCALSAFMAMAVAAERKHNRPTTLATQLVVAAIVAVLGYTWFMSPSQRVDEEALSKKPLSVTLLQGNIPQDLKFGEGVSLALRDYREALLSSASDLTVTPETAIPLIQQQMPERYWSQLETHFSKGKQAALIGLPLAQRSEQGQLQYSNSAIALMPQTIPASTANYQYDKHHLVPFGEFVPPLFQWFVRMMNIPLGDFNRGDVAQPSFVFKGERIAPNICYEDLFGEELARSFADPDKAPTLMVNLSNIAWFGDTVAIDQHLHISRMRALELGRPMLRATNTGATAIINAQGQVTHRLPSAVQGVLTAEVYGVHGPITPYAQWVSVWGLWPLAGLALLTLCIVAAMAHASRHGQRRFGP, from the coding sequence ATGCAACACAGCGCACAAACCACACGGCGATGGCCTATTAGTCCGCACGCTACAGCCGTCTTGTTGTTGGCAGGGATTGCCCAAGCGCTGTCGCTCGCGTGGCCATTTGACGGTGCATTCAAAGGCAACGCACAAGGCTGGCTGCAATGCCTGAGCTTGGCCGTACTTGCCTTCCACGTTGACCGAAGTCAGTCAGGTAAAGAGGCGTTTGTCAAAGCGTGGGTCTTTGCGTTGGCATGGCTCGCTGGCAGCATTTGGTGGCTGTTCATTTCGATGCATCGTTATGGCGGGTTGCCAGCTCCCGTGGCAGGCTTGGCTGTTGGCTTGATGGCTGCAGGCTTGGCGTTGTTCTACGCAGCTGCTGCAGGCATGTATCACGCCATATGCAAAACGGGTGTGGGGGTGCTGCCGCGTGCCGGTGCTTTTGCCGCGGTTTGGGTGTTGGCCGAGATGGTGCGTGGCACGCTTTGGACGGGTTTTCCGTGGGGCGCTGTGGGCTATGCACATGTGGATAGCCTGTTGCAACACTGGGCACCTTGGATGGGCGTTTATTGTCTCTGTGCTTTGTCTGCCTTCATGGCGATGGCTGTGGCAGCCGAAAGAAAACATAACCGCCCCACCACCCTTGCAACACAACTCGTCGTTGCTGCGATCGTGGCGGTGCTGGGCTACACATGGTTCATGTCGCCAAGCCAACGTGTGGATGAGGAGGCGCTCTCCAAAAAGCCCCTCAGCGTCACCTTGCTACAAGGCAACATCCCGCAAGATTTGAAATTCGGAGAAGGCGTCAGCCTTGCGCTGCGTGACTACCGAGAGGCATTGTTGTCCAGCGCCAGTGACCTCACCGTCACGCCAGAAACTGCGATTCCATTGATTCAACAGCAAATGCCTGAACGCTATTGGAGCCAACTGGAAACGCATTTTTCTAAAGGAAAACAAGCCGCGCTCATCGGGCTGCCACTGGCGCAGCGTAGCGAGCAAGGTCAATTGCAATACAGCAACTCAGCCATCGCGCTGATGCCGCAAACCATACCGGCATCGACCGCCAACTACCAGTACGACAAACACCACTTAGTCCCCTTTGGGGAGTTTGTGCCACCGCTCTTTCAGTGGTTTGTGCGCATGATGAACATCCCGCTGGGCGATTTCAACCGTGGCGATGTGGCGCAGCCAAGTTTTGTGTTCAAAGGCGAGCGCATCGCCCCCAACATTTGTTACGAAGATTTGTTTGGCGAAGAGTTGGCGCGCAGCTTTGCTGACCCAGACAAAGCCCCCACCTTGATGGTCAACCTCAGCAACATCGCGTGGTTTGGCGACACCGTGGCGATTGACCAGCATTTGCACATATCCCGCATGCGCGCCTTAGAGCTAGGCCGACCCATGCTGCGTGCCACCAACACGGGCGCTACCGCCATCATCAATGCCCAAGGTCAAGTCACGCATCGCCTGCCCAGCGCCGTGCAAGGTGTCCTGACCGCTGAGGTCTATGGCGTGCATGGGCCCATCACGCCCTATGCTCAATGGGTATCGGTTTGGGGGCTTTGGCCATTGGCGGGCTTGGCTTTGCTGACCCTCTGCATCGTTGCCGCCATGGCACATGCATCTAGGCACGGCCAGAGGCGTTTCGGCCCGTAA
- a CDS encoding CBS domain-containing protein: MIPPQSRDIEKQDKRSYWQRILEFIHPGPDSREELLGALSDAEDNQVIGAESRLMLEGVLRMADLTAGQVMVAAPRMDLINLDAAIEESLHQVIDTGHSRFPVYEGERDNLVGILLAKDLLKLQRAPSLNIRTLLRPPVFIPESKGLNDLLREFRNTRNHMALVVDEFGRIAGLITIEDVLEQIVGDIEDEFDSQEDVGDIFALADQTYRVSGDASLERVGEAFGTHLEVTAAEASDDTHFDTIGGFIAHAMGHVPRRGEHFEINKLRFEVLHTRGGAVKWFKVYPAPEDKAPQ; the protein is encoded by the coding sequence GTGATACCCCCGCAATCCCGAGATATCGAAAAGCAAGACAAGCGTAGCTATTGGCAACGCATACTCGAGTTCATTCACCCAGGTCCTGATTCCCGCGAAGAGCTGCTCGGTGCGCTCTCGGATGCAGAAGACAACCAAGTCATCGGTGCAGAAAGTCGCCTCATGCTCGAAGGCGTGCTGCGCATGGCCGACTTGACCGCTGGTCAAGTCATGGTGGCAGCGCCACGCATGGACCTCATCAATCTCGATGCAGCGATTGAAGAAAGCCTGCATCAGGTGATCGACACCGGCCACTCTCGCTTCCCCGTCTACGAAGGCGAGCGCGACAACTTGGTGGGCATTTTGCTGGCGAAGGACTTGCTCAAGCTCCAGCGCGCGCCTTCTCTGAACATTCGCACCTTGTTGCGCCCGCCGGTTTTCATTCCCGAAAGCAAAGGACTGAACGACTTGTTGCGTGAGTTCCGCAATACACGCAATCACATGGCCTTGGTGGTGGATGAGTTTGGCCGTATCGCAGGACTGATCACCATTGAAGACGTGCTCGAACAAATCGTGGGCGACATTGAAGATGAGTTCGACAGTCAAGAAGACGTGGGTGATATCTTTGCGCTGGCAGATCAAACCTATCGCGTCAGCGGTGATGCATCGCTTGAGCGCGTTGGCGAGGCATTTGGCACCCATCTCGAAGTCACCGCAGCAGAAGCGTCTGATGACACGCACTTCGACACCATTGGTGGTTTCATTGCACACGCCATGGGTCATGTCCCGCGCCGCGGAGAACACTTTGAAATCAACAAGCTACGTTTCGAGGTGTTGCACACCCGCGGCGGTGCTGTGAAGTGGTTCAAGGTGTACCCAGCCCCTGAAGACAAAGCGCCGCAATAA
- a CDS encoding GNAT family N-acetyltransferase — MLRFTGVSQEQLRKSEGVLIPIAPLGVEHLPQILKHLLALSEHDRYLRFGYTATDEHVQRYVDGLNFERDEIYGIFNTDLEIIAMAHLALIKDPGRDFSSEFGVSVAAHARGRGYGARLFERAVIHARNEKVYQMYIHALSENAPMIRIARKGGAKIERDGSETEAYLRLPKRDLDSRVTEFVADQYAKTNYSIKEDAKRFWNFLSKVQEIREGVRDARHQAAE, encoded by the coding sequence ATGCTGCGCTTCACCGGTGTATCGCAAGAGCAACTTCGTAAAAGCGAAGGGGTTCTAATCCCCATTGCGCCGCTTGGCGTGGAGCATTTGCCTCAGATCTTGAAGCATCTGCTCGCTTTGTCTGAGCATGACCGCTATTTGCGGTTTGGTTATACCGCCACAGACGAGCATGTTCAGCGTTATGTCGACGGCTTGAACTTCGAACGCGATGAAATTTACGGCATTTTCAATACCGATCTCGAAATCATCGCGATGGCGCATTTGGCGCTCATCAAAGATCCAGGACGTGACTTCAGTTCTGAATTCGGTGTTTCTGTTGCAGCACATGCACGTGGCCGAGGCTATGGCGCCCGCTTGTTTGAACGTGCGGTGATTCATGCTCGCAACGAAAAGGTGTACCAGATGTACATCCATGCCTTGAGCGAAAACGCCCCCATGATTCGCATCGCTCGTAAAGGCGGCGCCAAAATCGAGCGCGATGGCTCAGAAACAGAAGCCTATTTGCGTTTGCCTAAGCGTGATTTGGACAGTCGTGTCACAGAGTTTGTGGCCGACCAGTACGCCAAAACCAACTACAGCATCAAAGAAGACGCCAAGCGTTTCTGGAACTTTCTATCCAAAGTCCAAGAAATTCGCGAAGGCGTGCGCGATGCGCGCCACCAAGCAGCGGAATAA
- a CDS encoding MBL fold metallo-hydrolase → MHSLPAGVTFFERGWLSSNNILIQDSEQAILIDSGYWTHAEQTHALISTALHQQPLTMLINTHLHSDHCGGNAHLQAIYPALKTYIPPGHAEFVDDWNPQLLTYVPTGQHCPPFKRTASLQDGDAVVLNNQIWRIHVAPGHDPHSVVIFNESAGVLISADALWENGFGVVFPEIEGVSAFDEVESTLNIIENLNPKLVLPGHGSAFSDVSDAIDRARSRLDQFKKAPDKHASYAAKVLLKFKLLEFQRIKLVDFLMWGHATQYLKMLFEKYAEEKSFDAWFFDLCKSLEKSCACAMDDEHIININ, encoded by the coding sequence ATGCATTCACTACCCGCTGGCGTTACCTTTTTTGAAAGAGGATGGCTGTCCTCTAACAACATCCTAATTCAGGACTCAGAACAAGCCATTCTCATAGACAGTGGCTATTGGACACACGCTGAACAGACGCACGCATTGATTTCTACCGCTTTGCATCAGCAGCCACTGACGATGCTGATCAATACGCATTTGCACAGCGATCATTGCGGTGGCAATGCCCATCTCCAAGCGATTTACCCAGCGCTGAAAACATACATCCCCCCTGGGCACGCTGAATTTGTGGACGACTGGAATCCTCAGTTACTGACTTATGTGCCGACAGGTCAGCACTGCCCACCCTTCAAACGAACCGCGTCACTGCAAGATGGTGATGCCGTGGTTCTCAATAACCAGATTTGGCGCATCCACGTAGCACCAGGCCATGACCCGCACTCTGTGGTTATCTTTAACGAGTCTGCAGGCGTTTTAATTTCTGCTGATGCGCTTTGGGAGAACGGTTTTGGTGTTGTTTTCCCTGAAATAGAAGGCGTCAGCGCCTTTGATGAAGTTGAATCTACGTTAAATATTATTGAAAACTTAAACCCCAAACTCGTACTACCGGGACATGGCTCAGCGTTCTCAGATGTATCAGATGCAATTGATCGGGCAAGAAGCCGATTAGATCAATTTAAAAAAGCTCCTGACAAGCATGCAAGTTACGCTGCAAAAGTACTTTTGAAATTCAAATTACTCGAATTCCAACGAATTAAATTGGTGGATTTTTTGATGTGGGGACATGCTACACAATATCTGAAAATGCTTTTTGAGAAATATGCAGAAGAGAAAAGCTTTGACGCTTGGTTCTTTGACTTATGTAAAAGTTTGGAGAAAAGCTGCGCCTGCGCAATGGATGATGAACATATCATCAATATTAATTAA
- a CDS encoding ATP-binding cassette domain-containing protein — MSLITLQNAQLAFGHVALLDHAEFSLETAERVGLIGRNGAGKSSLLRILGGIEKPDDGDLRVQQGLRVTYVAQEPQLDSNASVFESVSAGLARIIHLIEQYCAGEGDLTAMQNEIEMFDGWNWEQRVQETLHRLHLDPDARINALSGGTLKRVALAQALVTSPDVLLLDEPTNHLDLDSIEWLEQLLIDFKGSIITITHDRSFLDKVATRIVELDRGHLLTYPGNFSQYQLQKEEQAAQEAVINAKADKLLAGEEVWIRKGVEARRTRSQSRIGRLEALRAQREARRDAVGRVKLDVASGAPTGKIVAELTEVDKAFGGKVITKNFSATFLRGDKIGLIGPNGAGKSTLLKMILGELEADSGKIRQGANLQVAYFDQMRNGLDMDASLEDFISPGSEWIEIGTQRKHVKSYLDDFLFSPSRATSPVRSLSGGERNRLLLARLFARPANVLVLDEPTNDLDIDTLELLEELLQNYNGTVFIVSHDRTFLDNVATSTLVFEATDDNPGFWREYEGGVQDWLIQSERARSLAPQAKPAAPVATKAAEAPKPTAAAAASSTAKTRKLSYKEQRELEALPELIASLEAEHKETQAALSDNSLYASDPAKVAQIHKRDTEIEDALMTALERWEQLSSPA, encoded by the coding sequence ATGTCTTTAATTACCCTACAGAACGCCCAACTCGCTTTTGGGCACGTCGCTCTTCTTGATCACGCAGAGTTTTCCCTTGAAACAGCTGAGCGCGTTGGCCTGATTGGCCGCAATGGCGCTGGCAAATCATCTCTCTTACGCATCCTAGGCGGAATAGAGAAGCCTGACGATGGTGATCTGCGCGTGCAACAAGGCCTGCGCGTCACCTACGTCGCCCAAGAGCCACAACTCGACAGCAATGCATCCGTGTTTGAGTCTGTCAGTGCAGGCTTAGCCCGCATCATCCACCTGATTGAACAGTACTGCGCTGGCGAGGGAGACCTCACAGCCATGCAAAACGAGATTGAAATGTTTGATGGATGGAACTGGGAGCAGCGCGTGCAAGAAACTTTGCACCGCTTGCACCTTGACCCTGATGCGCGTATCAATGCGCTCTCGGGCGGTACCCTGAAACGTGTGGCGTTGGCACAAGCGTTGGTTACATCGCCTGATGTGCTCTTACTAGACGAGCCTACCAACCACTTGGACCTCGACAGCATTGAGTGGCTCGAACAACTCTTGATTGACTTCAAGGGCAGCATCATCACCATCACGCATGACCGTTCCTTCTTGGACAAGGTTGCCACGCGTATCGTCGAGTTAGACCGCGGCCATTTGCTGACCTATCCCGGTAACTTCTCGCAATACCAACTCCAAAAGGAAGAACAAGCCGCGCAAGAAGCCGTCATCAACGCCAAGGCCGACAAACTACTGGCTGGCGAGGAAGTGTGGATTCGCAAAGGCGTGGAAGCCCGCCGTACGCGCAGCCAAAGCCGCATTGGTCGACTCGAAGCCTTACGCGCCCAGCGCGAAGCCCGTCGCGACGCTGTGGGACGTGTCAAGCTCGACGTGGCCAGCGGTGCTCCAACAGGCAAGATCGTGGCCGAGCTCACCGAGGTGGACAAAGCCTTTGGAGGCAAAGTCATTACCAAGAACTTCTCAGCAACTTTCTTGCGCGGCGACAAGATTGGTCTGATCGGCCCCAATGGCGCTGGCAAATCCACCTTACTGAAAATGATCTTGGGCGAGCTCGAAGCCGACAGCGGCAAGATTCGCCAAGGCGCCAACTTACAGGTGGCGTACTTTGACCAAATGCGCAACGGCCTAGACATGGATGCTTCGCTGGAAGACTTCATCAGCCCAGGCAGCGAATGGATCGAAATCGGCACGCAACGCAAGCACGTCAAAAGCTACTTAGACGACTTCTTGTTCTCGCCGTCACGCGCCACATCGCCCGTGCGCTCGTTGTCAGGTGGCGAACGCAACCGCTTGCTGTTGGCTCGTTTGTTTGCACGCCCAGCCAACGTGCTGGTGCTGGACGAACCCACCAACGACTTGGACATTGACACGCTAGAGCTGCTCGAAGAGCTTCTGCAAAACTACAACGGCACCGTGTTCATCGTCAGCCATGACCGCACCTTCCTCGACAACGTGGCCACCAGCACCTTGGTGTTTGAAGCCACCGACGACAACCCCGGCTTCTGGCGCGAATACGAAGGCGGCGTGCAAGACTGGCTCATCCAATCTGAACGCGCACGCAGCCTTGCACCGCAAGCCAAGCCTGCCGCACCTGTGGCTACCAAAGCAGCAGAAGCTCCCAAGCCCACGGCGGCGGCAGCAGCTTCCAGCACTGCCAAAACCCGCAAGCTGAGCTACAAAGAGCAGCGCGAGTTGGAAGCTCTGCCAGAACTCATTGCCTCACTAGAAGCAGAACACAAAGAAACCCAAGCCGCATTAAGCGACAACAGCCTCTACGCCAGCGACCCCGCCAAAGTTGCGCAAATCCACAAACGCGATACCGAAATTGAAGACGCGCTGATGACAGCCCTAGAGCGTTGGGAGCAACTATCCTCGCCTGCATGA
- a CDS encoding LysE family translocator encodes MSSEELFALIALATVGTFTPGPNTALSATIAANHGLRRALPFVCAVPAGWGLLLVLNAAGLGVMVLGYPPLRWGLLAAGVLYLLWLAWKLANTQHLSEAAIGPVVGFKHGVMLQFINIKAWFLALSVVSGWVIGHDDTVARLLETLPIFMFFGLTSNLTYAWIGASLRHWLRGPNDTAQRLQWFNRIMALALLGTVVWMVRSAALQAA; translated from the coding sequence ATGAGCAGCGAAGAACTATTTGCCTTGATTGCCCTCGCCACCGTGGGCACCTTCACACCGGGGCCCAACACCGCCCTGTCGGCCACGATTGCAGCCAACCACGGACTGCGTCGTGCGCTGCCTTTTGTATGCGCTGTACCCGCAGGCTGGGGCCTGCTGCTAGTGCTCAATGCTGCCGGCTTAGGCGTGATGGTGCTGGGCTACCCACCGCTGCGTTGGGGCCTACTGGCGGCGGGTGTTTTGTACTTGTTATGGCTGGCTTGGAAACTAGCGAACACGCAGCATTTGAGTGAAGCGGCAATTGGCCCCGTCGTGGGTTTCAAACATGGCGTGATGCTGCAATTCATCAACATCAAAGCGTGGTTCTTGGCTTTGTCGGTGGTGAGTGGCTGGGTCATTGGCCATGACGACACCGTGGCAAGACTTCTGGAAACCTTGCCCATCTTCATGTTCTTTGGACTCACCAGCAACCTGACCTATGCATGGATAGGAGCCAGCTTGCGCCATTGGCTGCGCGGCCCCAACGACACTGCCCAACGGCTGCAATGGTTCAACCGCATCATGGCCTTGGCGCTTTTGGGCACAGTGGTGTGGATGGTTCGCTCTGCCGCACTGCAAGCAGCTTAA